One window of Rasiella rasia genomic DNA carries:
- a CDS encoding DUF6090 family protein — protein MIKFFRKIRQNLLSEGKTGKYFKYALGEIVLVVIGILIALSISNWNENRKLNDTIKGIYSIIQSDLLSDIETIDKVLVGSKSRDSLFKRVINKEMTYDDYLKCNSCIRTLGGFPDIKLKTKGLKLLEQNSTVLNSYQDSLSIEINNFYSFFNIEIDVALQEVIIDFKENRSYFKNNMTWFEDYEKVVFNEDFVKYALSSIDYRNRVISFYGLYFNGYLGHLKQYKEEALQLVENIDKEIK, from the coding sequence ATGATAAAATTCTTTAGAAAAATTAGACAAAACTTACTTTCAGAGGGAAAAACTGGAAAGTATTTTAAATATGCTCTTGGAGAGATTGTACTAGTCGTAATTGGTATTTTGATTGCGCTATCAATTAGTAATTGGAATGAGAATCGTAAACTTAATGATACAATCAAAGGAATTTATTCAATTATACAAAGTGATTTATTATCTGATATTGAAACCATTGATAAAGTACTTGTTGGTAGCAAGTCTCGAGATAGTTTATTCAAACGAGTCATTAATAAGGAAATGACCTATGATGATTATTTAAAATGTAACAGTTGTATTAGAACTCTTGGTGGCTTCCCAGACATAAAACTAAAAACGAAAGGATTAAAATTATTAGAGCAAAATAGCACAGTTCTTAATTCCTATCAAGATAGTCTTTCAATAGAGATTAATAATTTTTATTCATTCTTTAACATTGAAATTGATGTAGCTTTACAAGAAGTAATTATAGATTTCAAAGAAAATCGCAGCTATTTTAAAAACAATATGACTTGGTTTGAAGATTATGAAAAAGTTGTATTTAATGAAGACTTTGTAAAATATGCACTTTCATCTATTGATTATAGAAATAGAGTAATTTCATTTTATGGACTGTATTTCAATGGATACTTAGGTCATTTAAAACAATATAAAGAAGAGGCTCTTCAACTTGTTGAGAATATCGATAAAGAAATTAAATAA